A window of Epinephelus fuscoguttatus linkage group LG24, E.fuscoguttatus.final_Chr_v1 contains these coding sequences:
- the slc19a1 gene encoding reduced folate transporter has product MVADDTAGSGDRSEEEKEMDVKALTSEDSAGHEDGDIEMAISASEGLSPSEGPPEETKEPRKWKWAVIFLCFYGFMSSVKPGEPFITPYLLSNEKNFTRKEVTNEITPVLTYSYMAVLVPAFLLTDLLRYKPVLVIQGVSQVVIWLILLLGTTLLEMQFMEFFYGITMACRVAYSSYIFSLVSPSLYQRVAGYSRSSVLLGVFTSSVLGQVCVSLIKISFRTLCALSLGFVSFGLTLSLCLPWPKRSLFFNRTLNKEQKEVAGVATKSELDKMNPKESSPSSAALLCSASRWKDSIFVQMLLEVGNVVRRPNLRLWSLWWIFNSTGYYLVLFYVHILWNKVYPPTESKDHYNGAVEAASTLLSALTAFSAGYVKIRWNIWSELVIGVITALQAGLLLLMGTTDNIWVCYVAYVLFRGFYQFLVPIATFQIASSLTKELCALVFGINTFLGTILKSVINLIFSDKRGLALDVHSQFLVYFVYFTILTVVYFVCAAVVLIRHFRNQHSGGGGADEQAAPTELGPMAADSEAQPLSNGKSAKA; this is encoded by the exons ATGGTTGCAGATGACACAGCAGGAAGTGGGGACAGAtcagaagaggagaaagagatggaCGTGAAGGCGCTTACATCTGAAGACAGCGCAGGACATGAAGATGGAGACATAGAGATGGCTATCTCTGCCTCTGAGGGCCTGTCTCCCTCCGAAGGTCCCCCAGAGGAAACCAAGGAGCCCAGAAAGTGGAAGTGGGCTGTAATATTCTTGTGTTTCTATGGGTTCATGTCGTCGGTAAAGCCTGGGGAGCCATTCATTACACCGTATCTACTCAGCAATGAGAAGAACTTCACCAGGAAAGAG GTGACCAATGAGATCACTCCTGTGCTGACGTACTCCTACATGGCCGTGCTGGTACCAGCCTTCCTGCTGACAGATCTTCTGCGCTACAAGCCAGTTCTGGTCATCCAGGGCGTCAGCCAGGTGGTCATCTGGCTCATTCTGCTCCTGGGCACCACCCTCCTTGAGATGCAGTTCATGGAGTTCTTCTACGGCATCACCATGGCCTGCCGCGTGGCCTACTCCTCCTACATTTTCTCCCTGGTCAGTCCAAGTCTCTACCAGCGTGTGGCTGGATACTCACGCTCCTCAGTCCTCTTGGGGGTGTTCACCAGCTCAGTGCTGGGCCAGGTGTGCGTTTCCTTGATCAAAATAAGCTTCCGCACCCTCTGCGCTCTGTCTTTGGGTTTCGTCAGCTTTGGTCTGACTCTCTCACTGTGCCTGCCGTGGCCTAAACGCTCACTGTTTTTCAACCGGACGCTGAATAAAGAGCAAAAGGAAGTGGCAGGAGTAGCCACCAAATCAGAGCTGGACAAAATGAACCCAAAAGAGAGCAGCCCGTCCTCGGCAGCATTGCTGTGCTCTGCATCGCGCTGGAAGGATTCTATCTTTGTACAGATGCTGCTGGAGGTTGGGAATGTGGTGAGGAGGCCCAACCTGAGGCTATGGTCCCTGTGGTGGATTTTCAACTCCACAGGGTACTACCTGGTACTGTTCTACGTTCACATCCTGTGGAACAAAGTCTACCCACCAACGGAGAGCAAGGACCATTACAATGGAGCCGTGGAGGCAGCTTCTACCTTGCTGA GTGCGCTGACTGCTTTCAGTGCTGGTTATGTGAAAATCCGTTGGAACATCTGGTCTGAGCTGGTCATTGGTGTCATCACAGCACTGCAGGCAGGCCTGCTGCTCCTCATGGGCACCACAGACAACATTTGGGTTTGCTACGTGGCCTACGTCCTCTTCAGAGGCTTCTACCAGTTTCTGGTGCCTATTGCCAC TTTCCAGATAGCCTCATCACTCACCAAGGAGCTGTGTGCTTTAGTGTTTGGTATCAACACCTTTTTGGGGACCATACTGAAGAGCGTCATCAACCTGATATTTTCTGACAAGAGAGGCCTGGCGCTGGATGTGCACTCTCAG TTCCTGGTGTACTTCGTTTACTTCACCATTCTCACTGTCGTCTACTTTGTCTGTGCGGCTGTGGTCCTCATCCGTCACTTTAGAAACCAGCACAGTGGAGGAGGCGGGGCTGATGAGCAGGCGGCGCCCACAGAGCTCGGCCCCATGGCTGCAGATTCGGAGGCACAGCCTTTGTCAAACGGCAAAAGTGCCAAAGCATAA